A single region of the Nicotiana sylvestris chromosome 6, ASM39365v2, whole genome shotgun sequence genome encodes:
- the LOC104228690 gene encoding uncharacterized protein isoform X5, translating to MEAEKRVASSKKAENNRDKKMTRKEILEKKKKVQEIIKAALSEKDPLSSFPSFHHYSTKDLSVYLDSGRGDYLSSSVKQYIQYLLKVNMEVAYGTEWPKEEKVKRREMVSSEARYIFVYETVNADANIMFKLSKKGRSNADGTDDKGHLVAFVHYRFTIEEEIPVLYVYELQLEQRVQGKGLGKFLMLLIELIAQKSKMSALVLTVQKANMTAIHFYRNKLRYLISTMSPSQMGLQSNYEILCKSFDSETKAVLEEYYAKIF from the exons ATGGAAGCTGAGAAGAGGGTTGCGTCCAGCAAGAAAGCCGAAAATAACAGAGACAAGAAGATGACGAGAAAAGAG ATactggaaaagaagaagaaagtgcAAGAGATAATCAAAGCTGCTCTTTCTGAGAAAGACCCTCTTTCTTCCTTTCCATCTTTTCACCATTACAGCACAAAGG ATTTGTCTGTGTACTTGGACTCTGGACGCGGAGATTACCTCTCTTCTTCAGTAAAGCAGTATATTCAATACCTCCTCAAG GTGAATATGGAGGTGGCATATGGAACAGAATGGCCTAAAGAAGAGAAAGTAAAGCGCAGGGAGATGGTTTCTTCTGAAGCTCGTTATATATTTGTCTATGAAACCGTAAATGCGGATGCCAACATTATGTTCAAATTATCAAAGAAAGGAAGGAGTAATGCAGACGGTACGGATGATAAGGGTCATCTTGTGGCTTTTGTACATTATCGGTTCACCATCGAGGAAGAAATTCCTGTTCTTTATGTGTATGAATTACAGCTTGAGCAACGTGTTCAGGGGAAGGGGTTGGGAAAGTTCTTAATGCTGCTAATTGAGCTGATTGCTCAGAAG AGCAAAATGAGTGCCTTGGTGCTAACTGTCCAGAAGGCAAACATGACGGCAATACACTTTTATAGGAATAAGCTAAG GTACCTGATATCTACCATGTCACCTTCACAG ATGGGATTACAGTCAAATTATGAGATTCTTTGCAAGTCATTTGATTCTGAAACTAAAGCTGTACTAGAG GAGTATTATGCCAAAATTTTCTAA
- the LOC104228690 gene encoding uncharacterized protein isoform X3 has protein sequence MEAEKRVASSKKAENNRDKKMTRKEILEKKKKVQEIIKAALSEKDPLSSFPSFHHYSTKDLSVYLDSGRGDYLSSSVKQYIQYLLKVNMEVAYGTEWPKEEKVKRREMVSSEARYIFVYETVNADANIMFKLSKKGRSNADGTDDKGHLVAFVHYRFTIEEEIPVLYVYELQLEQRVQGKGLGKFLMLLIELIAQKSKMSALVLTVQKANMTAIHFYRNKLRYLISTMSPSQMGLQSNYEILCKSFDSETKAVLEITAYKVIQNPSCKASYKVLACQLDDNETCEEVA, from the exons ATGGAAGCTGAGAAGAGGGTTGCGTCCAGCAAGAAAGCCGAAAATAACAGAGACAAGAAGATGACGAGAAAAGAG ATactggaaaagaagaagaaagtgcAAGAGATAATCAAAGCTGCTCTTTCTGAGAAAGACCCTCTTTCTTCCTTTCCATCTTTTCACCATTACAGCACAAAGG ATTTGTCTGTGTACTTGGACTCTGGACGCGGAGATTACCTCTCTTCTTCAGTAAAGCAGTATATTCAATACCTCCTCAAG GTGAATATGGAGGTGGCATATGGAACAGAATGGCCTAAAGAAGAGAAAGTAAAGCGCAGGGAGATGGTTTCTTCTGAAGCTCGTTATATATTTGTCTATGAAACCGTAAATGCGGATGCCAACATTATGTTCAAATTATCAAAGAAAGGAAGGAGTAATGCAGACGGTACGGATGATAAGGGTCATCTTGTGGCTTTTGTACATTATCGGTTCACCATCGAGGAAGAAATTCCTGTTCTTTATGTGTATGAATTACAGCTTGAGCAACGTGTTCAGGGGAAGGGGTTGGGAAAGTTCTTAATGCTGCTAATTGAGCTGATTGCTCAGAAG AGCAAAATGAGTGCCTTGGTGCTAACTGTCCAGAAGGCAAACATGACGGCAATACACTTTTATAGGAATAAGCTAAG GTACCTGATATCTACCATGTCACCTTCACAG ATGGGATTACAGTCAAATTATGAGATTCTTTGCAAGTCATTTGATTCTGAAACTAAAGCTGTACTAGAG ATAACTGCGTACAAGGTGATTCAAAATCCGTCCTGCAAAGCATCTTACAAAGTTCTAGCATGTCAGCTTGACGATAATGAAACCTGTGAAGAGGTAGCATAA
- the LOC104228690 gene encoding uncharacterized protein isoform X7 codes for MEVAYGTEWPKEEKVKRREMVSSEARYIFVYETVNADANIMFKLSKKGRSNADGTDDKGHLVAFVHYRFTIEEEIPVLYVYELQLEQRVQGKGLGKFLMLLIELIAQKSKMSALVLTVQKANMTAIHFYRNKLRYLISTMSPSQMGLQSNYEILCKSFDSETKAVLEVCNPFSLVLNIKPKRTQIRFDISHALKILPRIHASDYCINW; via the exons ATGGAGGTGGCATATGGAACAGAATGGCCTAAAGAAGAGAAAGTAAAGCGCAGGGAGATGGTTTCTTCTGAAGCTCGTTATATATTTGTCTATGAAACCGTAAATGCGGATGCCAACATTATGTTCAAATTATCAAAGAAAGGAAGGAGTAATGCAGACGGTACGGATGATAAGGGTCATCTTGTGGCTTTTGTACATTATCGGTTCACCATCGAGGAAGAAATTCCTGTTCTTTATGTGTATGAATTACAGCTTGAGCAACGTGTTCAGGGGAAGGGGTTGGGAAAGTTCTTAATGCTGCTAATTGAGCTGATTGCTCAGAAG AGCAAAATGAGTGCCTTGGTGCTAACTGTCCAGAAGGCAAACATGACGGCAATACACTTTTATAGGAATAAGCTAAG GTACCTGATATCTACCATGTCACCTTCACAG ATGGGATTACAGTCAAATTATGAGATTCTTTGCAAGTCATTTGATTCTGAAACTAAAGCTGTACTAGAGGTGTGCAATCCCTTTTCCCTTGTATTAAATATCAAACCAAAGAGGACTCAAATAAGATTTGACATCTCACATGCACTCAAAATTCTCCCAAGAATTCATGCATCCGATTACTGTATCAACTGGTAA
- the LOC104228690 gene encoding uncharacterized protein isoform X1 → MEAEKRVASSKKAENNRDKKMTRKEILEKKKKVQEIIKAALSEKDPLSSFPSFHHYSTKDLSVYLDSGRGDYLSSSVKQYIQYLLKVNMEVAYGTEWPKEEKVKRREMVSSEARYIFVYETVNADANIMFKLSKKGRSNADGTDDKGHLVAFVHYRFTIEEEIPVLYVYELQLEQRVQGKGLGKFLMLLIELIAQKSKMSALVLTVQKANMTAIHFYRNKLRYLISTMSPSQMGLQSNYEILCKSFDSETKAVLEVCNPFSLVLNIKPKRTQIRFDISHALKILPRIHASDYCINW, encoded by the exons ATGGAAGCTGAGAAGAGGGTTGCGTCCAGCAAGAAAGCCGAAAATAACAGAGACAAGAAGATGACGAGAAAAGAG ATactggaaaagaagaagaaagtgcAAGAGATAATCAAAGCTGCTCTTTCTGAGAAAGACCCTCTTTCTTCCTTTCCATCTTTTCACCATTACAGCACAAAGG ATTTGTCTGTGTACTTGGACTCTGGACGCGGAGATTACCTCTCTTCTTCAGTAAAGCAGTATATTCAATACCTCCTCAAG GTGAATATGGAGGTGGCATATGGAACAGAATGGCCTAAAGAAGAGAAAGTAAAGCGCAGGGAGATGGTTTCTTCTGAAGCTCGTTATATATTTGTCTATGAAACCGTAAATGCGGATGCCAACATTATGTTCAAATTATCAAAGAAAGGAAGGAGTAATGCAGACGGTACGGATGATAAGGGTCATCTTGTGGCTTTTGTACATTATCGGTTCACCATCGAGGAAGAAATTCCTGTTCTTTATGTGTATGAATTACAGCTTGAGCAACGTGTTCAGGGGAAGGGGTTGGGAAAGTTCTTAATGCTGCTAATTGAGCTGATTGCTCAGAAG AGCAAAATGAGTGCCTTGGTGCTAACTGTCCAGAAGGCAAACATGACGGCAATACACTTTTATAGGAATAAGCTAAG GTACCTGATATCTACCATGTCACCTTCACAG ATGGGATTACAGTCAAATTATGAGATTCTTTGCAAGTCATTTGATTCTGAAACTAAAGCTGTACTAGAGGTGTGCAATCCCTTTTCCCTTGTATTAAATATCAAACCAAAGAGGACTCAAATAAGATTTGACATCTCACATGCACTCAAAATTCTCCCAAGAATTCATGCATCCGATTACTGTATCAACTGGTAA
- the LOC104228690 gene encoding uncharacterized protein isoform X4 codes for MEAEKRVASSKKAENNRDKKMTRKEILEKKKKVQEIIKAALSEKDPLSSFPSFHHYSTKDLSVYLDSGRGDYLSSSVKQYIQYLLKVNMEVAYGTEWPKEEKVKRREMVSSEARYIFVYETVNADANIMFKLSKKGRSNADGTDDKGHLVAFVHYRFTIEEEIPVLYVYELQLEQRVQGKGLGKFLMLLIELIAQKSKMSALVLTVQKANMTAIHFYRNKLRYLISTMSPSQMGLQSNYEILCKSFDSETKAVLEMKFLTWNKLQSMLWSRFQFCNFFSVQ; via the exons ATGGAAGCTGAGAAGAGGGTTGCGTCCAGCAAGAAAGCCGAAAATAACAGAGACAAGAAGATGACGAGAAAAGAG ATactggaaaagaagaagaaagtgcAAGAGATAATCAAAGCTGCTCTTTCTGAGAAAGACCCTCTTTCTTCCTTTCCATCTTTTCACCATTACAGCACAAAGG ATTTGTCTGTGTACTTGGACTCTGGACGCGGAGATTACCTCTCTTCTTCAGTAAAGCAGTATATTCAATACCTCCTCAAG GTGAATATGGAGGTGGCATATGGAACAGAATGGCCTAAAGAAGAGAAAGTAAAGCGCAGGGAGATGGTTTCTTCTGAAGCTCGTTATATATTTGTCTATGAAACCGTAAATGCGGATGCCAACATTATGTTCAAATTATCAAAGAAAGGAAGGAGTAATGCAGACGGTACGGATGATAAGGGTCATCTTGTGGCTTTTGTACATTATCGGTTCACCATCGAGGAAGAAATTCCTGTTCTTTATGTGTATGAATTACAGCTTGAGCAACGTGTTCAGGGGAAGGGGTTGGGAAAGTTCTTAATGCTGCTAATTGAGCTGATTGCTCAGAAG AGCAAAATGAGTGCCTTGGTGCTAACTGTCCAGAAGGCAAACATGACGGCAATACACTTTTATAGGAATAAGCTAAG GTACCTGATATCTACCATGTCACCTTCACAG ATGGGATTACAGTCAAATTATGAGATTCTTTGCAAGTCATTTGATTCTGAAACTAAAGCTGTACTAGAG ATGAAGTTTCTCACATGGAACAAACTACAGTCTATGTTATGGTCAAGGTTCCAGTTCTGTAATTTCTTTTCGGTTCAATGA
- the LOC104228690 gene encoding uncharacterized protein isoform X6, which produces MEAEKRVASSKKAENNRDKKMTRKEILEKKKKVQEIIKAALSEKDPLSSFPSFHHYSTKDLSVYLDSGRGDYLSSSVKQYIQYLLKVNMEVAYGTEWPKEEKVKRREMVSSEARYIFVYETVNADANIMFKLSKKGRSNADGTDDKGHLVAFVHYRFTIEEEIPVLYVYELQLEQRVQGKGLGKFLMLLIELIAQKSKMSALVLTVQKANMTAIHFYRNKLRYLISTMSPSQMGLQSNYEILCKSFDSETKAVLEE; this is translated from the exons ATGGAAGCTGAGAAGAGGGTTGCGTCCAGCAAGAAAGCCGAAAATAACAGAGACAAGAAGATGACGAGAAAAGAG ATactggaaaagaagaagaaagtgcAAGAGATAATCAAAGCTGCTCTTTCTGAGAAAGACCCTCTTTCTTCCTTTCCATCTTTTCACCATTACAGCACAAAGG ATTTGTCTGTGTACTTGGACTCTGGACGCGGAGATTACCTCTCTTCTTCAGTAAAGCAGTATATTCAATACCTCCTCAAG GTGAATATGGAGGTGGCATATGGAACAGAATGGCCTAAAGAAGAGAAAGTAAAGCGCAGGGAGATGGTTTCTTCTGAAGCTCGTTATATATTTGTCTATGAAACCGTAAATGCGGATGCCAACATTATGTTCAAATTATCAAAGAAAGGAAGGAGTAATGCAGACGGTACGGATGATAAGGGTCATCTTGTGGCTTTTGTACATTATCGGTTCACCATCGAGGAAGAAATTCCTGTTCTTTATGTGTATGAATTACAGCTTGAGCAACGTGTTCAGGGGAAGGGGTTGGGAAAGTTCTTAATGCTGCTAATTGAGCTGATTGCTCAGAAG AGCAAAATGAGTGCCTTGGTGCTAACTGTCCAGAAGGCAAACATGACGGCAATACACTTTTATAGGAATAAGCTAAG GTACCTGATATCTACCATGTCACCTTCACAG ATGGGATTACAGTCAAATTATGAGATTCTTTGCAAGTCATTTGATTCTGAAACTAAAGCTGTACTAGAG GAGTGA
- the LOC104228688 gene encoding mitochondrial phosphate carrier protein 3, mitochondrial-like, whose product MAYTHNSSRKPLIPTFLYGTASSSSSPFSVYRNVITELDTSSSAMAKKPFVVPAPKESSGKIEMFSPGYYAACTFGGVMSCGLTHMAVTPLDLVKCNMQIDPAKYKSISSGFGVLLKEQGVRGFFRGWVPTLIGYSAQGACKYGFYEYFKKYYSDLAGPENAVKYKTLIYLAGSASAEVIADVALCPFEAVKVRVQTQPGFARGLSDGLPKFVKAEGAAGLYKGLTPLWGRQIPYTMMKFASFETIVEQLYKHVIPTPKEQCSKSTQLGVSFAGGYLAGILCAIVSHPADNLVSFLNNAKGATVGDAVNKLGVMGLCTRGLPLRIVMIGTLTGAQWGIYDSFKVFVGLPTTGGAAPSAPAKRRGKCE is encoded by the exons ATGGCCTACACACATAACTCTTCCCGGAAACCTTTGATCCCCACTTTTCTTTATGGCacggcttcttcttcttcttcaccattCTCTGTATACAGAAATGTGATAACTGAGTTGGATACATCATCATCAGCGATGGCGAAGAAGCCTTTTGTGGTTCCGGCACCAAAGGAGTCTTCAGGTAAGATAGAGATGTTCTCACCTGGTTATTACGCTGCTTGTACTTTTGGAGGTGTTATGAGCTGTGGTCTCACCCACATGGCCGTCACCCCCCTCGATCTTGTCAAGTGCAACATGCAG ATTGATCCTGCAAAGTACAAGAGCATTTCCTCTGGTTTTGGTGTTCTGCTCAAAGAGCAGGGTGTTAGAGGCTTCTTTCGGGGTTGGGTTCCTACCCTGATTGGTTACAGTGCTCAGGGAGCTTGCAAATATGGATTCTATGAATATTTCAAGAAGTATTACTCAGATCTTGCCGGCCCAGAGAATGCTGTCAAGTACAAGACTTTGATATACCTTGCTGGTTCTGCATCTGCTGAGGTTATTGCTGATGTTGCTCTCTGCCCTTTCGAGGCTGTCAAAGTGCGCGTCCAAACTCAGCCTGGTTTTGCCCGAGGCTTGTCTGATGGGCTTCCTAAATTTGTTAAGGCTGAAGGAGCTGCAGG GTTATACAAGGGGCTTACTCCTCTCTGGGGACGACAGATACCAT ACACGATGATGAAGTTTGCATCATTTGAAACCATTGTGGAACAACTGTACAAACATGTCATCCCAACACCAAAAGAGCAGTGCAGTAAATCTACGCAGCTTGGTGTGAGCTTTGCTGGTGGATATTTAGCTGGTATTCTTTGTGCTATTGTGTCACACCCTGCTGATAACCTCGTTTCTTTCCTCAACAATGCTAAGGGGGCAACTGTCGGCGAT GCTGTGAACAAGCTAGGCGTAATGGGTCTTTGTACTCGCGGTCTTCCTCTTCGTATAGTCATGATTGGTACACTCACTGGAGCACAATGGGGCATCTATGACTCTTTCAAAGTTTTTGTTGGCCT GCCAACGACCGGTGGTGCAGCTCCATCTGCCCCCGCCAAGCGAAGAGGAAAATGTGAATAA
- the LOC104228691 gene encoding small ribosomal subunit protein eS1 — translation MAVGKNKRISKGKKGGKKKAADPYAKKDWYDIKAPSVFDIKNVGKTLVTRTQGTKIASEGLKHRVFEVSLADLQKDEDQSFRKIRLRAEDVQGKNVLTNFWGMDFTTDKLRSLVKKWQTLIEAHVDVKTTDSYTLRMFCIAFTKKRPNQQKRTCYAQSSQIRQIRRKMVEIMRNQASSCDLKELVAKFIPESIGREIEKATSSIFPLQNVYIRKVKILKAPKFDIGKLMEVHGDYSEDVGVKLDRPADETVAEAEPEIPGA, via the exons ATGGCTGTCGG CAAGAACAAGAGGATTTCAAAGGGAAAGAAAGGAGGAAAGAAGAAGGC GGCGGATCCGTACGCAAAGAAGGACTGGTATGACATAAAGGCACCATCAGTATTTGATATCAAGAACGTTGGCAAGACCCTGGTCACTAGGACTCAGGGTACTAAG ATTGCTTCGGAAGGACTAAAGCACAGAGTATTTGAAGTCAGTTTGGCTGATCTTCAGAAGGATGAGGATCAATCTTTCAGGAAGATCCGCTTGAGGGCAGAAGATGTGCAAGGGAAGAATGTCCTCACAAACTTCTGG ggaatggatttcACAACAGACAAGTTGAGGTCTCTGGTAAAGAAGTGGCAGACATTGATTGAGGCTCATGTGGATGTCAAAACTACAGATAGCTACACTCTCAGGATGTTCTGCATTGCTTTTACAAAGAAACGTCCAAACCAGCAGAAGCGGACATGTTATGCTCAGAGCAGCCAGATCCGTCAG ATCCGTCGGAAAATGGTTGAGATCATGAGAAACCAAGCAAGTTCCTGTGACTTGAAGGAGTTGGTCGCAAAATTCATCCCTGAGTCAATTGGTAGAGAGATTGAGAAAGCGACTTCAAGCATCTTCCCACTGCAAAATGTTTATATTCGCAAAGTGAAGATCCTCAAGGCCCCAAAATTTGATATTGGCAAGCTGATGGAG GTTCATGGTGACTATTCAGAAGATGTTGGCGTGAAGTTGGATCGACCAGCTGATGAGACCGTTGCTGAGGCAGAACCTGAGATTCCTGGAGCTTAG
- the LOC104228690 gene encoding uncharacterized protein isoform X2, whose protein sequence is MEAEKRVASSKKAENNRDKKMTRKEILEKKKKVQEIIKAALSEKDPLSSFPSFHHYSTKDLSVYLDSGRGDYLSSSVKQYIQYLLKVNMEVAYGTEWPKEEKVKRREMVSSEARYIFVYETVNADANIMFKLSKKGRSNADGTDDKGHLVAFVHYRFTIEEEIPVLYVYELQLEQRVQGKGLGKFLMLLIELIAQKSKMSALVLTVQKANMTAIHFYRNKLRYLISTMSPSQMGLQSNYEILCKSFDSETKAVLEVCNPFSLVLNIKPKRTQIRFDISHALKILPRIHASDYCIN, encoded by the exons ATGGAAGCTGAGAAGAGGGTTGCGTCCAGCAAGAAAGCCGAAAATAACAGAGACAAGAAGATGACGAGAAAAGAG ATactggaaaagaagaagaaagtgcAAGAGATAATCAAAGCTGCTCTTTCTGAGAAAGACCCTCTTTCTTCCTTTCCATCTTTTCACCATTACAGCACAAAGG ATTTGTCTGTGTACTTGGACTCTGGACGCGGAGATTACCTCTCTTCTTCAGTAAAGCAGTATATTCAATACCTCCTCAAG GTGAATATGGAGGTGGCATATGGAACAGAATGGCCTAAAGAAGAGAAAGTAAAGCGCAGGGAGATGGTTTCTTCTGAAGCTCGTTATATATTTGTCTATGAAACCGTAAATGCGGATGCCAACATTATGTTCAAATTATCAAAGAAAGGAAGGAGTAATGCAGACGGTACGGATGATAAGGGTCATCTTGTGGCTTTTGTACATTATCGGTTCACCATCGAGGAAGAAATTCCTGTTCTTTATGTGTATGAATTACAGCTTGAGCAACGTGTTCAGGGGAAGGGGTTGGGAAAGTTCTTAATGCTGCTAATTGAGCTGATTGCTCAGAAG AGCAAAATGAGTGCCTTGGTGCTAACTGTCCAGAAGGCAAACATGACGGCAATACACTTTTATAGGAATAAGCTAAG GTACCTGATATCTACCATGTCACCTTCACAG ATGGGATTACAGTCAAATTATGAGATTCTTTGCAAGTCATTTGATTCTGAAACTAAAGCTGTACTAGAGGTGTGCAATCCCTTTTCCCTTGTATTAAATATCAAACCAAAGAGGACTCAAATAAGATTTGACATCTCACATGCACTCAAAATTCTCCCAAGAATTCATGCATCCGATTACTGTATCAACTG A